The following DNA comes from Erythrolamprus reginae isolate rEryReg1 chromosome 8, rEryReg1.hap1, whole genome shotgun sequence.
gggtgggggctggggggagttgattccagagggctggggctcccacagagaaggctcttcccctaggtcccgccgagtgacattgcctagttgacgggacctggagaaggctgaccctgtgggacctaaccggtcgctgggattcattatGGTGATTTTAGGTGATTCTGTCAAAACGTCACACTTGTTACTAGGTAGAGTAGCCCAGGCTCAACAATCAGCCCGCCCTTTCTATGACATCAGAACTGCCGACCAATGTCCGTAGGGGATGGTCCCCTGATGGCAACCCAACCCAACCAATCCCACTGCAGTTAACTGACTCAAGAGGTTAAATCACTTTTTTATTTTCGCTTATTAAGGCTCTCAagccatgaatggctttaaaaAGTAGGTTCCAGACGGTTCATGAGAAGATAAACTTTCAGAATTTGCGATAGGCATTTAGAATCCCTTTTATGTCTAAAATGCCAAATATAAACAACAAGGGCCGTTTTTGGATGGGAGTTCAAAGCGGCTTCCCCCGATTTGATTCTACCATTTCAAGTTACAGAGTCGAGATTTGACCAGGATTCTGTGGGAAGCGAAGCTGAGGAAGATGACATTGTTGAAGGAAGCCCACAGTCCAACGCCATGACGGAAGGCGAATATCTTCCCGATTCCCCGATCTCTTCGCCCGTGGAATTGAAACGAGAGCTGCCCAAATACCTCCCAGCCCTGCAGGTGAGACGGACCTCATACAGGTTGAGCCCTCAACTTAACAACATTCATTTAGAGAccagttcaaaattacaacggcgCCGAGACGAGCAGTTGGCACAAGGATTCACTTATCAAATCTGCGAGAAATGTCGTAACTTGGGGGCAAAgctcgcttaacaaatgtctcatatagaatagaatagaatagaatagaattctttattgggcaagtgtgattggacacacaaggaatttatcttggtacctatgctctcagtgtgcataaaagaaaatatagatttgtgaagaatcaggtggtacaacacttaatgattgtcagaggggtcaaataagcaatgaagaaacactattaataaaaatcttaggatacaagcaacaagttacagtcctacagttctaagtgggaggaaatggatgataggaacagATAGCAACAGAAAGTTTGCACTcagttgttgtaagtcgagggctgctTGTCCATTGCGTACCTTGGTCCCCCTCCTGGGCTGAGCTGACCTATATAAGAGATAGCTCTTCCCAATCCAGGAAGTAACAAGCTTCCCACCTTTTTATGTTTTAAAAGCTACTTATAACCCATTGTTACACCCCTAGATTTCCTCAGAAGGAATAAAAAAAGACACCCAAATATAACTAACCATTTAAATAAGGAGTTTAGCTTCCTAGCTACAAATCTTCAaagctatatatatatgtgtgtgtgtaacatttttgctgataatgaaaaggatgtaccagatgtatatatgtgtatatgtatgtgtatggatggatggatagatagatagatagatagatagatagatagatagatagttcccaaaatgatttttattttatttttcgctTCCTTCATTCTTGCACAGGGCTGCCGTAGCGTGGAAGAATTCCAGTGCTTGAATCGGATCGAGGAGGGGACTTACGGTGTGGTGTACAGAGCGAAAGACAAAAAAACAGGTAGGATTGGGATGGGTGGGtggttatttattgatttatttgatttttatgccgcccttctccttagactcagggcggcttacaacatgttagcaatagcactttttaacagagccagcatatttcccccacagtccgggtcctcattttacccatcaaggatggaaggctgagtcaaccttgagccggtgatgagatttgaaccactgactttcagatctacagtcagcttcagtggcctgcagtacaggactctacctgctgcgccaccccggctcttttatgGCGGGTATTAAACTTGAGCACAATGCAAGGTAGTTAGAGGACATTCTCTAATGCTTAACTTCCACTTTAAAGAAAAACTGGCTGAGATACCGAGGTTCTAATGTACCAATAGCCCTAGCAGCTTCCGAGGCCAATTACTCTGCCAGTCCAGCCTACCTTGCAGGGTTATTGTGAAGAAACAAAGGCATGCTCTGTATGACCACTTGAGCTTCTGAACGAACGACAGGATAAATATGTTGTCCCAAGGACCCAATTTTTCATTTCTCACAAATCCTTTCCTTTGACCCCACCCTGTTTTCCAAAACCTGGTGATTGAGTCCTTTTTAAttcaatgattttaaaaaaaaaatcatggtcATTCATTTTTGGAGCCCCAgccttcaatatttttaaaaattctttttatcAGGTATGCTGGGGTTCAGAGATTGAGAATCTGGTTTGGAGTTAGTAAACGGGTTTTCTGGACTCAGGCTATGATTtctgaattaaaaaacaaacaaaccttcgcTTGGCTTTGAAACACTCCATGCCCCGTTTAGTGGACAGATGGGAAAAGAACTAAGCTGCCTGTGATCAAATTATGctcctcttttattattattattattattattattattattattattattattgttattattgttattattgttattgttgttattgttattattgttattattattattattattattattattaattaattaatttatttctcagatgaaaTTGTGGCCTTGAAGCGATTAaaaatggagaaggagaaggaaggatttCCGATCACTTCCCTACGAGAGATCAACACCATCCTTAAAGCTCAGCACCCGAATATTGTCACTGTTAGGGTAAGCACATTTTTGGTTGCTAGAGattctttcattttttgtttaaaaaaacaacaacgtgCCACTTACAacacgaccacaattgagcccaaagcgAGACATTCGTTAATtcggttttgccccattttacaacttttctggcCACTATTGTCAAATGaaaacactgcagttgttaagttaccatattttttagaaTATAAGGCACACCTATAAAatgttttgggagaggaaaatatggtgtgtgtgtgtgaaatctatctgttgtggttggctctaggccagctcctgtagctggggattttgatgtggaTCTGTGGGAGTCCTCTGTTTATAGAAGACCTGTCTGGTGGCCAACTGCCTCGGACAGTGAAGATAAATCACTAGCAGAGGCAGACAGTGGTGGGGAAGAGTCAGACTGCGGAATGGGTGCAGACAGCCCACCAGCTAGTTCCCCAGCTAGAGAGTCCTtggactcagaaggggaagatgTCATGGATGACCCTATCTTGAATCCCCATGTTCGCAGGATCCTGGGATGGAGGGAACAGTTGCGCAGGCGCCAAAACAGATAATAGAGTGCAGCTGTTCAGGGGGTAATTACACTGCTGAGACTATGATAAATAAGGAAGGTTTTGGACTGCTGGGCGTGGGCATTTATTGTTAAAAAGAAGATTGAGCAGCGTGGGGCTGCTTTCTGTTTCGGAACTTCTGTGAACTCTGACACACTTAAGCTGGAAAGGGCTGTGAGGATTTGAGTGTGAAATTCTGACTTTATTGCTCCATAAATTACTCCTCTGCTTTGGCACACGCCTCGAGGTCAAATGGACTGTTGGTGTGAGTAATTCGCCTCTGGGGACTAATGAAACAGtaattttttgtgtgtgcttTTCAAGCCTTTGACTATAAAAGAGACTTTCTGAATTTGTTTGAATTCATTCTGAATGAATTAACCCAATAGCCAGGCAGGACACCTACCAGataattcatctggctagcgtccttagtctggtcagctacagcacatcattttatcccctggttagggctggggaaaaaaacctttttcaaagggaatagcaatgaaagcaagcctgcaacgacttagggctggaaattttttttggagggagtagcaatgaaaaaatcctgcaagccggaaagattgttagcacccccgtagcaatgaaaacaagccaggAAGGGCCAGGAAGATCGctagcatctcattagggctgggtgggaaagcttcgaaaaagctacattcagagtacaagatgAAATTTTCAGCtgcttttaggagggaaaagggtgcgtcttatactccaaaaatatggtagttaacaCAGTTATTATGTGACTCCCCCCTTATGTCTTGTGATTTCACCCTACTGGAATTTGAATTTTTCAGTCCCTTGCTAAGAATATTCCAAGAGGCAAGCATTTCCCCTGACAAatgtatttgttatttattaaatttatatactgtcTGCCCCACTGATACAGCAgtctattgttttttttaaaaaccgctaCGAAGGAACGAGAGCTAGTAAGTGGGCACGACGGGGAGTTCATTgctatatttttctttccttgggaTCTAGGAGATCGTTGTCGGTAGCAACATGGACAAGATCTACATAGTAATGAACTACGTTGAACATGACCTCAAAAGCTTGATGGAAACCATGAAACAGCCTTTTCTGCCAGGTGAGACCCAGTTACACCCCTTCTCTTGGGTGAGAGAGACTTCTAAGTTTCGGCTTTTTTTACACTCCCAATTTTTGAATATTCCAGGGGAAGTGAAAACTTTGATGATTCAATTGCTCCGCGGGGTAAAACATCTCCACGACAACTGGATTCTGCACCGGGACTTGAAAACTTCTAACTTGCTCTTGAGTCATGCTGGTATTTTAAAAGTAAGCCATTTTTTGGTTTGCCTTAATTCTGTGCCCTGCAAGGTTACTGTCCTCCTGCAAACTCACCACTCCAGTTAAAATACAGGCATAAGGAACAGCAGAGATTTACATATTTCCCAACaaatcctttccctccttccttccttccttccttcctttcccttccctccctccctctctccctccttacttcctttcttttctttccttctttccttccttccctccgtcctttcttccttcctttcttttccttccttcctttcccttccctccctctctccctccttacttcctttcttttctttccttctttccttccttccctccgtcctttcttccttcctttcttttccttccttccttttccttccttccttccttccttccctccctccttccctccctctcctataaattggaacttgggagaaggccaaggtttggactctgatttatttctcggatgtttaCCGGGACACTGGCAATCAATTCTATACATGTAATTCGTAATTCTATGTATTTACTCCAACAAGCCTTCTATTTTCATCTCTCGTTAGGTTGGAGATTTTGGATTGGCCAGAGAATATGGTTCTCCCTTGAAGCCTTATACCCCAGTTGTCGTGACGTTGTGGTATCGAGCGCCCGAGCTCTTACTTGGCGCCAAGGTTTGTAATATTGCTGGCTAAGGTTTTTAAACGGCAGCTCTTTTTGTAAACGTAGTTTCCCTTTGTATCTTGGATTCCAGTCTGCCATAACTTTGAAGCATGTTAAAagaatagttgtaagttgaggactttctGTACAAGCAGAGTTTGTACAGCGACTCACGGCCATCTGccaaaatttatgtcgctaagtaaggaatttgttaagtgagttttcgcCCCATTTTGCGACTGTTCTCGCAACGTTTGTTAAGcgagtcatatttatttatttatttatttattttctataccGCTTATTCCAaagcagactcagagcggctaacaaatgcgataaatacaataatattaaaatacaatcacaaatacataataaaaatcagtaataataataaataataactttaaaagaaccatacacacacagcagtcaatctaattccagggcTGCTGGAAAAGCCCGGtgttaatggctttccagaagattGATAGGGAGGAGaatagtgcgaatctctgggggcagttgattccacagggtcggatccgccacagagaaggctcttccccgaggtcccgccaaccaacattgtttggcggatgagacctggagaaggccgactctgtgggcccttacggCCACAATATGGCTTACCCATGATAACAGGGTCATGTGACCCCGTCGTAAATACGatccagttgtcaagcatccttAGATGTCAATCACGTGACCCTGAGGATTGCTACAGCAGTTGTAGGTCTGAAACATGGCCATAAAGTCAggtttttcagggccgttgtaacttcgGACATTCACCAAGTGAATGTTGTAAGTGGGGGACAACCTCTGCCTCCGGGGCCAATCAGAGATGCCCAAAATCATTTCTAGTTTCCGCTACGTCCACCTCAAACTGATTCCAATCTTAAGGACAGTTCTCCAGAATGTTTGACACGCTGCTGTTTGACAATCCCACTGAGTGGATTTcccatttttcccccttctctttcccaGGAATATTCCACAGCCATCGACATGTGGTCTGTGGGTTGCATCTTCGGAGAGCTGTTAACCCAGAAGCCACTTTTCCCAGGGAAATCCGAAATCGACcaaattaataaagttttcaaAGTAAGTAAACGGTGGCACTTACTCTCTTATCCCTTGACTTAAAAGCTGGTTACAATGCTGTCTGACAGCAGCCAAGATTAACATTCACACCTATCCACCAATCAAGCTtgtggcgtagtggttagagtgcagcactgcaggctacttccgctaactgctagctgtagttcagcagtttaaatctcaccaccgtctcaaggttgactcagccttccagccttccaaagggggccaaatgaggacccagattgttgggggcaagaggctgattctgtaaaccgcttagagagggctgtaaaagcactatgaagcggtatataagtttaagtgctattactattgctattgtcaGTTTTATGATGGAACAGAGGGGTCTTAATATTTCATCAGAACAATGTCAGCTATGAAGGTATGTGTGGTTTTTGCAGTTTTGGCCAGGTTGCATAACTTTTGATAACAAATGCAAAGAGATTGAGGCGCTAGAAAAAGTGCAGcgaagagcaacagagatgattaggggtctggaggctaaaacatacaatgaatggttgcaggaacatggcatggctagtctagtaaaGAAAAGGACCAGAGCGAGACCTGATAGTGGTTTTCTAGTATTTGAGGGACTACCACAGAGATTAAGCACCAGACAAGgaacagtggatggaaactggtcaaggagagattcaacatggaaataaggaaaaattttctgactgtgagaacaatcaaccgatgaagttgccttcagaagttgtgggaactttcaagaagagactggactgccatctgtcaaaaatggtgcagggtctcctgcttgggcagggggttggactagatgacatttatttatttatttatttatgtatttatttatttactcactcactcactcactcactcactcactcactcactcactcactcactcactcattcaagttttatgccgcccttctccttagactcagggcggcttacaacatgttagcaatagcacttttttaacagagctaggctattgcccccacaatccgggtcctcattttacccaccaaggatggaaggctgagtcaaccttgagccggtgatgagatttgaaccgctgatcttcagatctacaagtcagcttcagtggcctgcagtacagcactctaccccgGCTCATACAAGATCTCTGCCAAATCtgttaaatcttttaaaatgaagactcaatcatccaggtcaagaGCATCAGAAAAGGTTTTAAGGTTTACATTCGCAATACATTTTGGAGAGAAACCCCTGTGGTTTGTATGGAGAGAGTTAATACATTCCAAGGAATCTGCCTAACTTAAATTTTCATTTTCACTGAAGAAGTTATTTGGATGAGCAACGGGGCATCTCAGTTTATTAAACTTCGGCGCAGTTCCCATGATTTAATCTTTTTCAGATGATTTGATAAGAAATATAACTGTGACATGGGCTGGATTTGCCTGCAGAGTGGTGGCAAGGGCAGGCAGAGTTATTCAGTAAATCTGGTGTAAAATCGGCCATTGAGATCCATTCACTCTTCCTTTTGTAATTATGGCTGCCTTTTTGGAATTGACTAATcgggattttgtcaattccgatggtgttCAAgctgtttcattattattatttatcgaaaacctgtttttaaatgataagcATTCTCAAACCTAGCTCCCTTAATCTTTTGCTTTCTTGTTTTACAGGACTTGGGAACTCCGAGTGAAAAAATCTGGCCGGGTTATAACGAGCTGCCAGCGGTCAAAAAAATGACCTTCACAGAGTACCCATACAACAACCTCCGCAAACGGTTTGGTGCCCTTCTCTCGGATCAAGGATTCGATCTCATGAATAAGTGAGTCGGGGTGCTCCTTTCGAGAAAGCAAGCAAGTCTGCTTTTTCTGCGATCGGAATCTGGGCTCTATTCCCACCCCAGGGTTAGATAAGGAGAGAGGCAGCTGTCATTTCCTAGGGAATTTTGACAGTTAATCCCAATCCTCTCTGACCATTACCCAaggacaaatttattttatttattttatttattggatttgtatgccgcccctctccgcagactcggggcggctaacaacaatgataaaaaacaacatgtaacaattcaatttaataaaacaactaaaaactcttattattcaaaccaaacatacacacaaacataccatacataacttgtaatggcctatgggaaggaatatcttaactcccccatgcctggcgacaaaggtgggtcttgagtaatttgcgaaagacaaggagggtgggggccgttctaatctctggggggagttgattccagagggccggggccgccacagagaaggctcttcccctggggcccaccaaacgacattggtggacaggacccggagaaagccaactctgtgggaccttatcggccgctgggattcgtgcggtagaaggcagttctggatgtattctggcccaatgccatgtagggctttaaaggtcattaccaacactttgaattgtgaccggaaacctatcggcagccagtgcaggccgcggagtgttgcagaaatgtgggtgaatctaggaagccccacgatggctctcgcggccgcattctgcacgatctgaagtttccgaacacttttcaaaggtagccccatgtagagagcgttgcagtaatcgaacttcgaggtgatgagggcatgagtgactgtgagcaatgactccctgtccaaatagggccgcaactggtgcaccaggcgaacctgggcaaacgccctcctcaccacagccgaaagatgatgttactatgtcagctgtggatcaaggaggacgcccaagttgcggaccctctctgagggggtcaatagtttccccccccccagggtaatggacggatagatggaattgtccttgggaggcaagacccacagccactccgtcttgtgtgggttgagtttgagtttgttgacacccatccaggtcccaacagcctccaggtaccggcacatcacttccactgcttcgttgacttgacatggggtggagatgtatagctgggtattgTAGATTTGCCtttatttgttttatgtttggataAAATccaggtttttttgttgttgttgtccctAAGTCCACTGATTTGCACTCCACACCAAAAGAAAGCATTGTAATAAGCCCACTTGTTCCTACAATTTTATTCAAGGGTATTGTGGGAAATCACAAACCTATATCAGGCTTACCCAGCAGGGGGCAGTATTTGGCTGATCTTGATTGAGCTTGGTCCAGGGCCTGAAAGTTGGGatgagaaattgattcccccccccttccttcccttcccttcc
Coding sequences within:
- the LOC139171209 gene encoding cyclin-dependent kinase 11B isoform X22, encoding MEITIRNSPYRREDSMDDRGEEDDSLAIKPPQQMSRKEKAHHRKDEKRKEKRRHRSHSAEVSGHHRTMREDYGEKVRIWSRSPLRQQREKLEPSEIRKPVREEKPEGKDPLSDLQDISDSERKTSSAETSSGESGSASEEEEEEEEEEEEESSSEESEEEEEEEEEEEEETGSNSEEVSEQSAAAFASELHLSSVFAEEVSEDEMTEEEERENGDHLPVESRFDQDSVGSEAEEDDIVEGSPQSNAMTEGEYLPDSPISSPVELKRELPKYLPALQGCRSVEEFQCLNRIEEGTYGVVYRAKDKKTDEIVALKRLKMEKEKEGFPITSLREINTILKAQHPNIVTVREIVVGSNMDKIYIVMNYVEHDLKSLMETMKQPFLPGEVKTLMIQLLRGVKHLHDNWILHRDLKTSNLLLSHAGILKVGDFGLAREYGSPLKPYTPVVVTLWYRAPELLLGAKEYSTAIDMWSVGCIFGELLTQKPLFPGKSEIDQINKVFKDLGTPSEKIWPGYNELPAVKKMTFTEYPYNNLRKRFGALLSDQGFDLMNKFLTYYPGRRITAEDGLKHEYFRETPQPIDPSMFPTWPAKSEQQRVKRGTSPRPPEGGLGYSQLGDDDIKDTGFHLTTTNQGASAAGPGFSLKF
- the LOC139171209 gene encoding cyclin-dependent kinase 11B isoform X23 is translated as MREDYGEKVRIWSRSPLRQQREKLEPSEIRKPVREEKPEGKDPLSDLQDISDSERKTSSAETSSGESGSASEEEEEEEEEEEEESSSEESEEEEEEEEEEEEETGSNSEEVSEQSAEEVSEDEMTEEEERENGDHLPVVTESRFDQDSVGSEAEEDDIVEGSPQSNAMTEGEYLPDSPISSPVELKRELPKYLPALQGCRSVEEFQCLNRIEEGTYGVVYRAKDKKTDEIVALKRLKMEKEKEGFPITSLREINTILKAQHPNIVTVREIVVGSNMDKIYIVMNYVEHDLKSLMETMKQPFLPGEVKTLMIQLLRGVKHLHDNWILHRDLKTSNLLLSHAGILKVGDFGLAREYGSPLKPYTPVVVTLWYRAPELLLGAKEYSTAIDMWSVGCIFGELLTQKPLFPGKSEIDQINKVFKDLGTPSEKIWPGYNELPAVKKMTFTEYPYNNLRKRFGALLSDQGFDLMNKFLTYYPGRRITAEDGLKHEYFRETPQPIDPSMFPTWPAKSEQQRVKRGTSPRPPEGGLGYSQLGDDDIKDTGFHLTTTNQGASAAGPGFSLKF
- the LOC139171209 gene encoding cyclin-dependent kinase 11B isoform X21, with product MKFFRRRNAGRSRKKKQIPSASKMREDSMDDRGEEDDSLAIKPPQQMSRKEKAHHRKDEKRKEKRRHRSHSAEVSGHHRTMREDYGEKVRIWSRSPLRQQREKLEPSEIRKPVREEKPEGKDPLSDLQDISDSERKTSSAETSSGESGSASEEEEEEEEEEEEESSSEESEEEEEEEEEEEEETGSNSEEVSEQSAAAFASELHLSSVFAEEVSEDEMTEEEERENGDHLPVESRFDQDSVGSEAEEDDIVEGSPQSNAMTEGEYLPDSPISSPVELKRELPKYLPALQGCRSVEEFQCLNRIEEGTYGVVYRAKDKKTDEIVALKRLKMEKEKEGFPITSLREINTILKAQHPNIVTVREIVVGSNMDKIYIVMNYVEHDLKSLMETMKQPFLPGEVKTLMIQLLRGVKHLHDNWILHRDLKTSNLLLSHAGILKVGDFGLAREYGSPLKPYTPVVVTLWYRAPELLLGAKEYSTAIDMWSVGCIFGELLTQKPLFPGKSEIDQINKVFKDLGTPSEKIWPGYNELPAVKKMTFTEYPYNNLRKRFGALLSDQGFDLMNKFLTYYPGRRITAEDGLKHEYFRETPQPIDPSMFPTWPAKSEQQRVKRGTSPRPPEGGLGYSQLGDDDIKDTGFHLTTTNQGASAAGPGFSLKF